Proteins co-encoded in one Candidatus Zixiibacteriota bacterium genomic window:
- a CDS encoding cytochrome C oxidase subunit IV family protein, translated as MSDVQTRHYLTIWIWLLALATVSVAAAWVLPKVAALSLIFMLAFVKALLVARDYMHLKYEKAITYAIVLVPLAFVILLLFALFPDFAYRPRP; from the coding sequence ATGAGCGACGTACAAACCCGGCACTACCTCACGATTTGGATCTGGCTGCTCGCGCTCGCCACGGTCTCGGTCGCGGCCGCCTGGGTGCTGCCCAAGGTCGCCGCCCTGTCCCTGATCTTCATGCTTGCATTCGTCAAGGCGCTCTTGGTCGCCCGCGACTACATGCACCTCAAGTACGAGAAGGCGATCACTTACGCGATCGTGCTCGTGCCGCTGGCGTTCGTGATTTTGCTGCTCTTCGCTCTGTTCCCCGACTTCGCCTACCGGCCCCGGCCCTGA
- a CDS encoding cytochrome c oxidase subunit 3: MVKTDVMTPFVEAATPPGKTGLWWFLASEIPVFGGLIASYVVLRLGSSGWAEAASHLNFSYALINTFLLLTSSMTIVMAHAAARDRSFGRASLFLGATVLLGAGFLGIKALEYSGEIAHGFTPAAGIFWSFYYAMTGLHALHVLVGIVANLTLWIDAVRGRLARHPHRVEVAGLYWHFVDIVWIFLFPLIYLS, from the coding sequence GTGGTCAAAACCGATGTCATGACGCCTTTCGTCGAAGCCGCCACTCCCCCGGGGAAGACCGGGCTCTGGTGGTTCCTGGCTTCCGAGATTCCCGTCTTCGGCGGGCTGATCGCCTCCTACGTGGTCCTCCGCCTGGGCAGCTCCGGGTGGGCCGAGGCGGCGAGTCACCTGAACTTCAGCTACGCGCTCATCAACACTTTCTTGCTCCTCACGAGCAGCATGACGATCGTCATGGCGCACGCCGCCGCGCGTGACCGAAGCTTCGGGCGCGCGTCGCTCTTCCTCGGAGCGACCGTCCTCCTCGGGGCGGGCTTTCTCGGCATCAAGGCTCTGGAGTACAGCGGCGAGATCGCCCACGGCTTCACGCCTGCCGCGGGCATCTTCTGGTCGTTCTATTACGCCATGACCGGGCTCCACGCGCTGCACGTGCTGGTGGGCATCGTCGCCAACCTGACGCTGTGGATCGACGCCGTGCGCGGGAGGCTCGCTCGCCACCCGCATCGAGTCGAGGTCGCCGGGCTTTACTGGCATTTCGTGGACATCGTCTGGATCTTCCTGTTCCCGTTGATCTACCTGTCCTAG